In Pseudomonas sp. MM213, a genomic segment contains:
- a CDS encoding GIY-YIG nuclease family protein, whose product MNTPSEPAAIAAEPTLPASKPWFVYLVRAANGSLYCGISDDPVRRFATHQSGKGARFFLSSPAVALVYTEVCRDKSEALRQERLIKKLKKSAKECLVATFAAGLSI is encoded by the coding sequence GTGAACACGCCGAGCGAACCCGCCGCCATTGCCGCCGAACCGACGCTGCCCGCCAGCAAACCCTGGTTCGTCTACCTCGTTCGCGCGGCCAACGGTTCGCTCTACTGCGGGATCAGCGACGATCCCGTCCGCCGCTTCGCCACTCACCAGAGCGGCAAAGGCGCGCGGTTCTTCCTTTCCAGCCCGGCGGTGGCCTTGGTCTACACCGAAGTCTGCCGCGACAAAAGCGAAGCGCTGCGCCAGGAACGGCTGATCAAAAAACTCAAGAAAAGCGCCAAGGAATGTCTGGTGGCGACCTTTGCTGCGGGCTTATCAATCTGA